Proteins from a genomic interval of Scomber scombrus chromosome 11, fScoSco1.1, whole genome shotgun sequence:
- the c11h1orf35 gene encoding multiple myeloma tumor-associated protein 2 translates to MFGSSRSGGVRGGQDQFNWDDVKVDKHRENYLGNSLMAPVGRWQKGKDLSWYARDKKGGAPLTKEEEIAAVKAAEHEALMAALGHKNIKRQPTGLTKEDLADVCRREEADGEERDVDRVSGLGSSSVGSRKMVLSQKEKEAAKMGLPVFTHHKTDGHPKTSTTTTSESVEKEEMEQRRESKKEKKKKEKKSKKEKKKKEKKKKRQRRDSSSESDDNRKRHRKDHHHHNPSYHSQSGARPHDSHSRGGAKAERQPSYPHHRQQRHDTDSSDGGSPVPRNPASHKTAPGGATQSHKRRHDTDSDD, encoded by the exons ATGTTTGGTTCCTCGAGATCTGGAGGGGTCAGAGGAGGCCAGGACCAGTTCAACTGGGACGACGTGAAAGtggacaaacacagagaaaattaTCTCG GGAACTCTTTGATGGCACCAGTAGGACGATGGCAGAAAGGCAAAGATCTGTCATGGTATGCAAGAGACAAGAAAGGTGGCGCACCATTGACCAAGGAAGAAGAGATTGCTGCTGTCAAGGCTGCAGAACATGAGGCATTGATGGCTGCTCT TGGGCACAAGAATATAAAGAGGCAACCAACTGGCTTGACAAAAGAG GACCTGGCTGATGTTTGCAGAAGGGAAGAAGCTGATGGTGAGGAGAGAGATGTGGATCGTGTCTCAGGCTTGGGAAGCTccag TGTAGGGTCACGGAAAATGGTGCTCTCCCAAAAGGAAAAGGAGGCTGCTAAAATGGGCTTGCCAGTTTTCACA CACCATAAGACAGATGGTCATCCAAAaacctcaacaacaacaacatctgaGAGTGTAGAAAAAGAGGAGATGGAACAACG GCGTGAgagcaaaaaggagaaaaagaagaaggaaaagaagagcaaaaaggagaaaaagaagaaggaaaagaagaagaagagacaaagGAGAGACTCATCCTCTGAATCAGATGACAACAGAAAGAG GCACAGAAAGGACCACCATCATCATAATCCATCATACCATAGTCAGAGTGGAGCCAGACCCCATGACAGCCATTCAAGGGGGGGAGCAAAGGCAGAGCGACAGCCCTCCTACCCCCATCATCGGCAGCAGCGGCACGACACAGACTCTTCTGATGGGGGGTCTCCTGTCCCCCGTAACCCTGCCAGCCACAAGACGGCCCCTGGTGGTGCCACACAAAGCCACAAGCGGCGCCACGACACAGACTCGGACGACTAA
- the guk1a gene encoding guanylate kinase, which yields MRDATTKAMAGPRPVVLSGPSGAGKSTLLKKLMKEYDSVFGFSVSHTTRNPRPGEENGKDYHYVTREVMQARIDNGEFIENAVFSGNMYGTSKAAVQDVQAKNLICILDIDMQGVRNIKRTDLSPIYISIQPPSMAVLEKRLRDRKTESEESLQKRLHAAKVDMEFSKEPGMFDVIIINEDLEDAYGKLKETLIEEINKVKKVGMSS from the exons ATGAGGGACGCTACAACAAAAG CTATGGCTGGACCCAGGCCTGTGGTGCTTAGCGGCCCATCGGGGGCAGGGAAGAGCACTCTGCTGAAGAAACTCATGAAAGAATACGACAGCGTGTTTGGCTTCAGCGTATCCC ATACAACAAGAAACCCTCGACCTGGAGAAGAGAACGGGAAAG ATTACCATTATGTTACACGGGAAGTGATGCAGGCAAGGATCGACAATGGCGAATTCATCGAGAACGCAGTGTTTTCAGGGAACATGTACGGGACAAGTAAAGCTGCTGTGCAAGACGTCCAGGCCAAGAACCTTATTTGTATACTTGACATTGACATGCAGGGTGTGAGGAACATCAAACGGACCGACCTCAGTCCTATCTACATCTCCATCCAACCACCATCCATGGCAGTCCTG GAGAAACGtttaagagacagaaaaactgAGTCAGAGGAGAGTCTCCAGAAGCGTTTACATGCAGCTAAAGTAGATATGGAGTTTA GTAAAGAACCTGGCATGTTTGATGTCATAATCATCAATGAAGATTTGGAGGATGCCTATGGGAAGTTGAAAGAAACTCTTATTGAG gaaataaataaagtcaagaAAGTCGGCATGTCTTCGTAG